A genomic segment from Oncorhynchus clarkii lewisi isolate Uvic-CL-2024 chromosome 12, UVic_Ocla_1.0, whole genome shotgun sequence encodes:
- the LOC139421892 gene encoding group 3 secretory phospholipase A2, producing MHINSILFSAVMMAAVSLMLTTAAAAADPRDFCFWTKVTSNGETHLSFLRHHSETHHASSSSLHLYHSVWSVENRLVNCAVSDDTAVTDSYMSVCREKNTTGEFSDRPCERFDVSAQSELESHCAPVSSPTVTQREAVGDASEEHTETRSKRHARSVIDDIAFQNLLGDGGDSSRDETQTHRRVKRGFIVPGTLWCGSGNKAATYDDLGVFAETDSCCREHDQCQDTILSFETNYGVFNTNIFTLSHCHCDNRFHQCLLGAEDSISDTVGYVFFNLLKMHCFEFSHRLQCSQRNWFGMCQQYEMSLYAVVHPPTFYNSTQPDPDLEEDDMADNTTTTISTPTSTSPSNSTTSSSTSISSSSSSTSNSTTSISTSSTSLSTSPTTSISTSPTSLSTSPTTSISTSSTSLSTSPTTSSTSISTSSTSLSTSSTTSSTSSTSLSTSISTTSSTSSTSSSISSSTFSTSISTSPSTTSTSPTTFPYIATSTSPSTSTPTPPSTSPSTSTPTTPSSAAPADLTPGGQSGTPASGSPVIHPYPGEDNMVANTSPTSTTGTATAIGTQSSTSGLETSASASGPALALASPAEPTHHTGLTLPKSNQDAASTGKQHVYVCDVYRDLDDCRFKIPAHQKRYSLLNPEPRTLFHCNCTSRLSEVLVQQKEISVVQTILLKYISLSCFTLQPQVCTQGTSCSASLVKPSPVQLEQQKINGGGMEEWRHLQAAGHNGRRPKSRWAKRRLHKLCIRMTRKHSQCALVEDVVPM from the exons ATGCACATCAACTCCATTTTATTTTCTGCTGTAATGATGGCAGCAGTGTCACTGATGTTGACCactgcagctgctgctgctgACCCGAGGGATTTCTGTTTCTGGACTAAAGTCACGTCGAACGGTGAGACCCATCTCAGCTTTCTCCGACACCACAGCGAAACTCACCAcgcctcctcctcatccctccatctctaccacaGTGTGTGGTCGGTGGAGAATAGACTGGTCAACTGCGCAGTGAGTGACGACACGGCCGTTACAGACAGCTACATGTCTGTGTGTCGGGAGAAGAACACCACAGGAGAGTTCTCTGACCGTCCTTGTGAACGTTTTGATGTCAGTGCGCAGTCTGAACTTGAAAGCCACTGCGCTCCTGTTAGCTCTCCAACGGTCACCCAGCGCGAAGCCGTTGGAGATGCCTCTGAGGAACATACAGAGACAAGGAGTAAGAGGCACGCACGGAGCGTTATTGATGATATAGCGTTCCAGAATCTTCTTGGAGACGGTGGTGACAGTTCCAGGGATGAGACGCAAACCCATCGGCGCGTAAAGCGTGGTTTCATCGTGCCGGGAACGCTTTGGTGCGGCTCAGGGAACAAGGCGGCGACCTATGACGATTTAG GTGTGTttgcagagacagacagttgcTGCAGGGAGCATGACCAATGTCAGGACACCATCCTGTCGTTCGAGACCAACTATGGAGTTTTCAACACAAACATTTTCACCCTGTCCCACTGCCACTGTGATAACAG GTTTCACCAGTGTTTGCTGGGGGCTGAGGACAGTATTTCAGACACAGTGGGATACGTCTTCTTCAACCTGCTGAAGATGCACTGCTTTGAGTTCTCCCACAGACTACAGTGCTCTCAGAGGAATTGGTTTGGCAT GTGTCAACAGTATGAGATGTCTCTGTATGCTGTGGTCCATCCTCCCACCTTCTACAACTCCACCCAGCCAGACCCTGACTTAGAGGAGGATGACATGGCTGacaataccaccactaccatctcCACCCCCacttccacctccccctccaactctaccacctcctcctccacatccatctcctcctcctcctcctccacttccaaCTCCAccacctccatctccacctcctctacctccctctccacatcacccaccacctccatctccacctcccctacctccctctccacGTCTCCCAccacctccatctccacctcatctacctccctctccacctctcccaccacctcctccacctccatctccacctcctctacctccctttcCACCtcttccaccacctcctccacctcctctacctccctctccacctccatctccaccacctcctccacctcctccacctcctcctccatctcttcctccaccTTCTCTACTTCCATCTCCACatctccctccaccacttcaACCTCTCCCACCACCTTTCCCTACATTGCCacttccacctctccctccacctccacccccacccctccatccacctctccctccacctccacccccaccactCCTTCCAGTGCTGCCCCAGCAGACCTCACCCCAGGGGGTCAGAGTGGAACACCAGCCTCTGGCTCGCCTGTCATCCACCCTTACCCTGGAGAGGACAATATGGTTGCCAATACTTCCCCCACCTCCACCACTGGCACTGCTACTGCTATAGGGACCCAGAGTAGCACCTCGGGACTGGAAACTTCAGCCTCAGCCTCGGGCCCAGCATTGGCTTTGGCTTCGCCAGCTGAACCCACCCACCATACTGGCCTGACTCTGCCTAAGTCTAACCAGGACGCAGCAAGCACAG GGAAgcagcatgtgtatgtgtgtgatgtaTACAGAGACCTGGATGACTGCAGGTTTAAGATCCCTGCTCACCAGAAGAGATACAGCCTCCTCAACCCAGAACCCAGGACCCTCTTCCACTGCAACTGTACCAGCAG aCTGTCTGAGGTTCTGGTTCAGCAGAAGGAGATATCTGTGGTTCAGACTATCCTGTTGAAGtacatctctctgtcctgtttCACATTACAGCCACAGGTCTGCACACAGGGGACaag CTGCTCGGCTTCTCTGGTCAAACCCTCTCCTGTTCAGCTGGAGCAGCAGAAGATCAATGGTGGAGGCATGGAGGAGTGGCGCCATCTACAGGCCGCTGGCCACAACGGCAGGAGGCCCAAATCTAGATGGGCCAAACGCAGACTACACAAACTCTGCATCAGGATGACCAGGAAGCACAGTCAATGTGCTTTAGTAGAAGATGTAGTGCCAATGTGA